A region of uncultured Desulfobacter sp. DNA encodes the following proteins:
- a CDS encoding phosphate acyltransferase — MSATLRKKIIETMAEIGKINVSMSAFERDLTMASEAWLADLSEQIKQGMGASEARILQSDLAAVIEVLIKAPPSPDINTIIGNALTMMLEMECMGQDNSPIIQRLLGPSLAKEARQQEMRFLLLNPGTPSTRLALYQGLKQVHRFEIHVLPDEEDSLDRRVKAVAAHLKQAGIDLASLDGIACQGGFLKAIPSGTYRVVPEMALDLVEAPLRSHASNMGIPMGMELARMAGSQKDLLLTTTDPFVCDEMDLVDRVTGFVKIKRSGVGAHYLNHKAVWRIVASLMNQAPEQVNAVTAHLGGGTSLAAHRQGRVTMLIDAYSGLPSTSRSGAIDIDRIITAIKSKDISIRDLEQVIESRGGLLSLVGTNDFYAMIGFLRQGATPVQRKKIELVQNFLARRIAAGMLKLTADGADVRVMVITGGLAKNPDMMHRVKQNIAGRYPVVIMSGYFEHEALAAGHIRGYYAPEILKDYETERDALAKKRRDEDDLINTPVFKREIRFKKKGAPLTTLDDIIDAAYLTVKENYAPTIAIVGANNEEAIQAAKRANEEGQFRISKFVLLGDFQEISQMAYEYDLVIDNDNYTIVDTETPVEEAVSLLDQGKVDILMKGSVHTEDILRGVFKYLKSSGRLQKGQVMSHTAIVDIPTRNKLLIFSDGALNTYPDEQKRVAILENALKVVHNLNIKVPKVAVVSAVESVNRSVDSSIEAERIAGRFAGRDDCIVEGPLSLDVAMDPAIAEEKHYTGRIRGNADVLILPDIDAGNILWKTLTTQSGAALAGMILCGDMPLILTSRGDSTRSKLASLSLAVKFYFDLKNAS, encoded by the coding sequence GTGAGCGCGACACTTCGTAAAAAAATAATTGAAACAATGGCAGAAATTGGAAAAATAAATGTGTCCATGTCCGCCTTTGAAAGGGATCTGACAATGGCCAGTGAAGCATGGCTGGCCGATCTTTCCGAACAGATAAAACAAGGCATGGGCGCTTCGGAGGCCAGGATACTGCAAAGCGATCTTGCAGCCGTCATTGAGGTCCTGATCAAAGCCCCCCCTTCCCCGGATATCAATACCATTATTGGCAATGCCCTGACCATGATGCTGGAAATGGAATGCATGGGGCAGGATAACAGCCCTATCATACAGCGTCTTTTGGGTCCATCCCTGGCCAAGGAAGCCCGACAACAGGAGATGAGATTTCTTTTGCTGAATCCGGGCACACCATCCACCCGGCTTGCCCTGTATCAGGGACTGAAACAGGTGCACCGTTTTGAGATACATGTTCTTCCCGATGAGGAAGACAGTCTGGACCGCAGGGTAAAGGCTGTGGCGGCACATCTGAAACAGGCAGGAATTGACCTGGCCTCCCTTGACGGCATTGCCTGCCAGGGCGGGTTTCTGAAAGCCATCCCGTCCGGAACCTACCGGGTGGTTCCGGAAATGGCCCTGGACCTTGTGGAAGCGCCGTTGCGGTCCCATGCCAGCAATATGGGCATTCCCATGGGCATGGAACTGGCCCGGATGGCAGGCAGCCAAAAGGATCTGCTTTTGACCACCACAGATCCCTTTGTCTGTGACGAAATGGATCTGGTGGACCGGGTTACGGGATTTGTAAAAATCAAGCGCAGCGGTGTCGGGGCACATTATTTAAACCACAAGGCCGTGTGGCGGATTGTGGCATCTCTGATGAACCAGGCCCCCGAACAGGTGAATGCCGTTACCGCCCATTTAGGCGGGGGGACCTCCCTTGCCGCACACAGACAGGGCCGGGTCACCATGCTCATAGACGCCTATTCCGGCCTTCCGTCCACAAGCAGAAGCGGTGCCATAGACATAGACCGGATCATTACAGCCATCAAATCCAAGGATATCTCCATCAGGGACCTTGAGCAGGTCATAGAGAGCCGGGGCGGCCTTCTCTCCCTTGTGGGCACCAATGATTTTTACGCAATGATCGGATTCCTGCGCCAGGGTGCCACCCCGGTGCAGCGCAAAAAGATAGAACTGGTCCAGAACTTTCTGGCAAGAAGAATCGCCGCAGGCATGCTGAAACTTACTGCGGACGGGGCAGATGTCAGGGTGATGGTGATCACCGGCGGACTTGCCAAAAATCCGGACATGATGCACCGTGTCAAGCAAAATATCGCAGGGCGTTATCCCGTGGTGATCATGTCCGGCTACTTTGAACATGAAGCCCTGGCTGCCGGGCATATCCGGGGATATTACGCCCCTGAAATACTCAAGGACTACGAAACCGAACGGGATGCCCTGGCCAAAAAAAGGCGTGATGAAGACGACTTGATTAACACCCCCGTATTCAAACGCGAAATCAGGTTCAAGAAGAAAGGGGCCCCGCTGACCACCCTGGACGATATCATTGATGCGGCATACCTGACGGTCAAAGAAAATTATGCGCCCACCATCGCCATTGTGGGCGCCAACAACGAAGAGGCGATCCAGGCTGCCAAAAGGGCCAATGAAGAGGGCCAGTTCCGGATCTCCAAATTCGTTCTCCTTGGCGATTTCCAGGAGATCAGCCAGATGGCGTATGAATACGACCTTGTCATTGACAATGACAACTACACCATCGTTGATACGGAAACCCCCGTGGAAGAGGCTGTCAGCCTTTTGGACCAGGGCAAGGTTGATATCCTTATGAAAGGGTCTGTTCATACCGAAGATATTCTAAGGGGCGTTTTTAAATATCTCAAATCCAGCGGCCGGCTTCAGAAAGGCCAGGTCATGAGCCACACCGCCATTGTGGATATCCCCACCCGAAACAAATTGCTCATATTCTCAGACGGCGCGCTAAACACTTACCCTGATGAACAAAAACGTGTGGCAATCCTTGAAAATGCCTTAAAAGTAGTTCACAACCTGAATATCAAGGTTCCCAAGGTGGCCGTAGTTTCTGCCGTTGAAAGCGTAAACCGCAGCGTGGACAGTTCCATTGAGGCGGAACGTATTGCCGGCCGCTTTGCAGGCAGAGACGACTGCATTGTGGAAGGCCCCTTATCTTTGGATGTGGCCATGGATCCGGCCATTGCCGAAGAAAAGCATTACACGGGCCGAATCAGGGGCAACGCCGATGTACTGATCCTGCCGGACATTGATGCGGGCAATATTCTATGGAAGACACTTACGACCCAGTCCGGAGCGGCCCTTGCCGGGATGATTCTTTGTGGTGACATGCCCCTGATCCTGACGTCCAGGGGGGATTCGACCCGGTCAAAACTGGCGTCGCTCTCCCTTGCTGTAAAATTTTACTTTGATCTTAAAAACGCATCTTAA
- a CDS encoding HD domain-containing phosphohydrolase, with translation MISNRQTILVVDDLPENIDILVNILRSEYNVRIALTGQKAIRIVRDVDPPDLILLDVMMPDVSGYEVARILKEDVGTRSIPIIFITAMNSPEDEQKGLQYGAVDYIVKPVYPHIVKARVHNQLELKMHRDHLEELVHNRTKELELTRDVTILTLASLAETRDDDTGGHIRRTQEYVRILALELSAKPKWTDFLNSTTIDLIHKSAPLHDIGKVGIPDAILLKPDRLTDEEFNIMKRHTILGRDTILRAEESMLNRSASGFLRFARQIAYTHHEKWDGSGYPQGLKGLQIPLSGRIMALADVYDALISKRVYKPPFTHAKARNCLLEGSGSHFDPDVVAAFMACENNFRQAALEFADFDEEREALSQY, from the coding sequence ATGATAAGCAACAGGCAAACCATTTTGGTGGTTGATGATCTCCCTGAAAATATAGACATTTTGGTTAATATCTTGAGATCCGAGTATAACGTCAGGATTGCTTTGACAGGACAGAAGGCGATTCGGATCGTACGGGATGTTGATCCTCCGGATTTGATTCTCCTGGATGTCATGATGCCGGATGTCAGTGGCTATGAGGTCGCGCGGATTCTTAAGGAAGATGTTGGGACCCGCAGTATCCCCATTATTTTTATTACAGCCATGAACTCTCCGGAAGATGAACAAAAGGGTCTCCAATATGGCGCTGTGGATTATATTGTAAAACCCGTGTACCCACATATTGTCAAGGCCAGGGTTCACAACCAGCTTGAACTGAAAATGCATCGCGATCACCTCGAAGAGCTGGTGCATAATCGTACAAAAGAGTTGGAGCTGACACGTGATGTGACCATTTTAACCCTGGCCTCCCTTGCGGAAACCAGGGATGATGACACTGGAGGCCATATCAGACGAACCCAGGAATATGTCCGCATCCTGGCTTTGGAATTAAGTGCAAAACCGAAATGGACAGACTTTCTTAACAGCACCACCATTGACCTTATACATAAATCTGCGCCGCTGCATGACATTGGAAAAGTCGGAATTCCGGACGCCATCCTGCTTAAGCCGGACAGGTTAACGGATGAGGAATTTAACATTATGAAAAGACATACCATTTTGGGCCGGGACACCATTTTGCGGGCAGAAGAATCCATGCTGAACAGGAGCGCCAGCGGCTTTCTGCGTTTTGCCCGGCAGATCGCTTATACCCACCACGAAAAGTGGGATGGTTCCGGCTATCCCCAGGGGTTGAAAGGCCTGCAGATTCCTCTATCCGGACGTATTATGGCCCTGGCCGATGTTTATGATGCCCTGATCAGCAAGCGGGTGTACAAGCCGCCGTTTACCCATGCAAAGGCCAGAAACTGTCTGCTGGAAGGCAGCGGCAGCCATTTTGACCCCGATGTCGTGGCAGCGTTTATGGCGTGTGAGAATAATTTTCGCCAAGCAGCACTTGAGTTTGCGGATTTTGACGAAGAAAGAGAGGCGTTAAGCCAGTACTGA
- a CDS encoding PAS domain S-box protein, whose protein sequence is MRKIISFVALFLLLSLQPGFCQDTGPYSTNISIQSSNSHLPNADDFLGRLTESERTWLKKHPVIKIGIDPNRPPYEFVDDQGEYRGMTASYLDVIAGQLGITFQQVKHSDGTAFSWSEDLEGARTRKIDLIPCLFQRQDRESFLLFSEPYIQCNTLLIAPYVYGMSRRIQDFHHKKIAVVKYLNEAKRLDLLYPDVEFVLVETSLQGLRALNRGDVAAFAGDPVVIAYLSRHNSLHRMEIVSFIGGGMAAMFHMGVRKDWPEFVAILDKALKSITPEEQAAIHDQWISLEFYKGYNWQATGKIMLAAALGSLGIILIIAFAYIRLKKEIRLRRQSDQALANSFEQNSLILESVGTGIMGVNKEGYLTFINSSGLSLLGFSEQELRAAPLHDLIHSRSSGGVPLPQEMCPICNPGISEGSCVMEDFFCRKDGSLLPVQYLFKPILKNQKNIGTVISFQDISERLQVEKKMRASEDNLRFALKAADASYWHYDWLHDRITVDVHLYGDENTPKTLEEFLALVHPEDQKRVGNAMLQHFRSEVPFVKVDYRFGDKQTGQWRWIHCTGRPVDVDEQGRPIAVAGLSLDITNRQILLEAVKTSQERLHIISEHTYDWQSWQNLEGKLLWVNRAVERITGYSIDECTTMANYPVPLIDEHDRALFEKIKKNVLADNVRQEKNLRIRQKDGGLVWVSWSMEPVRNPQGQIMGITSVAKDITPQKEALQALRLMSKVFEDSIDPIFLVDHETRKIVDFNRAAVSAYGYSRAELLGGYMTLVTPEPLIEQIDVLYSRCITGELCRSIEWQRRKKNGEILPVLLSLSLLKDGDGKIQGIASMSRDISALKKAEQELKEYGDHLEELVRERTADLAQAMQIAETATKAKSDFLANISHEIRTPLNAIVGFVHLALQTGLNSRQRDYLTKIQKSTKSLLNIINDILDFSKIEAAKLTLEVTEFYLGDVLDTVTNLIDIKAREKGLELVFNIDPRIPQALAGDPLRLSQVLVNLIGNAVKFTDQGQILLSCCLVKDGADGVELEFSIQDSGVGLTQEHQARLFQAFSQADTSTTRKYGGTGLGLSISKNIVEMMGGGIQVHSQFGKGATFSFTVCLKKAVSLPALDLVPDVSFRHNKVLLIDDNSVCRMALGQMLESMAFQVAQASGIETGREACENVWESGACDLVLLDGDIYGARDVNVIRKLKHDLKEAPLFIIMITSYSKDAFFQKTGMSEFNACLTKPVTPFLLLDTIMRAFGKQGLYVSYPDQKKTLLIDIERIKGVRLLVAEDNAFNQQVVRDLLEQNGFAVDIADNGKMVLEKLKENDYDGILMDIHMPEMDGYTTSRRIRQIHGNRDLPIIALTANTTAEDREKVVAAGMDDLVGKPIHIPTLLAVLCKWVRCKEGDFLGPLPTETKPLFTKKFEGSALPVRQGLDARDADTVAGSDKEPDYAIVRQLLLDLQKLLARDDSRAGDVVQELTGLFPGMKSSSLFSILSRQVSTYSYDDAGKTLDRLFKALDEVKEGNT, encoded by the coding sequence ATGCGGAAAATTATTTCCTTTGTCGCCTTGTTTCTTTTGTTGTCTCTTCAACCGGGTTTCTGCCAGGATACAGGTCCGTATTCGACTAATATTTCCATACAAAGCAGCAATTCCCATCTCCCGAACGCCGACGATTTTTTGGGGCGACTCACCGAAAGTGAACGTACATGGCTTAAAAAACATCCCGTGATTAAAATCGGAATTGATCCTAACCGGCCGCCCTACGAGTTTGTGGATGACCAGGGGGAGTACCGGGGCATGACAGCGAGCTACCTGGATGTTATCGCCGGGCAGCTTGGAATTACTTTTCAGCAGGTGAAGCATAGTGATGGCACTGCTTTTTCCTGGAGTGAAGACCTTGAAGGTGCCCGTACCAGGAAGATTGATTTAATACCCTGCCTGTTCCAAAGACAAGACAGAGAATCCTTTCTTCTTTTTTCCGAGCCGTATATTCAGTGCAACACTCTGCTTATTGCCCCATATGTATATGGGATGTCCAGAAGAATTCAGGATTTCCATCATAAAAAAATAGCCGTTGTAAAATATCTTAATGAAGCCAAACGCTTAGATCTGCTTTACCCTGATGTTGAATTTGTTTTGGTGGAAACATCATTGCAAGGCCTCAGGGCTTTAAACAGAGGCGATGTCGCTGCATTTGCCGGCGACCCCGTAGTCATCGCATATTTAAGCCGGCATAATTCTCTGCATCGTATGGAGATTGTCAGTTTTATCGGCGGCGGCATGGCAGCTATGTTTCACATGGGTGTCAGAAAAGACTGGCCGGAATTTGTGGCTATCCTTGATAAGGCCCTGAAGTCAATAACGCCTGAAGAGCAGGCGGCCATACATGATCAATGGATTTCACTGGAGTTCTATAAAGGATACAACTGGCAGGCAACCGGAAAAATAATGCTGGCTGCTGCACTGGGGTCTCTGGGGATCATATTGATCATAGCCTTTGCCTATATTCGCCTAAAAAAAGAAATCAGACTGCGTCGTCAGTCTGATCAGGCACTTGCGAACAGCTTCGAACAAAACAGTTTGATTCTGGAATCCGTTGGGACAGGTATTATGGGGGTGAACAAAGAGGGATATTTAACTTTTATCAATAGTTCCGGTCTATCTTTGTTGGGATTTTCGGAACAGGAATTACGAGCAGCCCCTTTGCATGATTTGATTCATAGCCGTAGCAGCGGCGGAGTCCCTTTGCCCCAGGAGATGTGCCCGATATGCAATCCCGGGATTTCTGAAGGTTCCTGTGTTATGGAAGATTTTTTCTGTAGAAAAGATGGTTCCCTGCTTCCGGTTCAATATTTATTCAAACCCATTTTAAAAAATCAAAAAAATATTGGCACGGTTATTAGTTTTCAGGATATTTCAGAACGGCTGCAGGTAGAGAAAAAGATGCGGGCCAGTGAGGATAATTTGCGTTTTGCCCTTAAGGCCGCGGATGCGTCTTACTGGCATTACGACTGGCTGCATGACCGGATCACAGTTGATGTACATTTGTATGGTGATGAAAATACGCCTAAAACTTTGGAAGAATTCCTTGCCCTTGTTCACCCCGAAGATCAAAAACGTGTAGGCAATGCCATGTTGCAGCATTTTCGAAGTGAAGTGCCTTTTGTCAAGGTGGATTATCGTTTTGGGGACAAACAAACCGGGCAATGGCGCTGGATTCATTGCACCGGGCGGCCTGTTGATGTGGATGAGCAGGGCCGGCCCATTGCCGTTGCCGGTCTTAGCCTTGACATAACAAACCGTCAGATACTCCTTGAAGCAGTTAAGACATCCCAGGAGCGCCTGCATATTATTTCAGAGCACACCTATGACTGGCAGTCCTGGCAGAATCTTGAAGGAAAGCTTTTATGGGTGAACAGGGCTGTTGAACGGATTACCGGTTATTCCATTGACGAATGCACGACCATGGCCAATTATCCGGTTCCTCTGATAGATGAACATGACAGAGCCTTGTTTGAGAAAATAAAAAAGAATGTACTTGCCGATAATGTCCGGCAGGAAAAAAATTTGCGGATACGCCAAAAAGATGGTGGTCTGGTCTGGGTCTCCTGGTCCATGGAGCCGGTCAGGAATCCACAAGGTCAGATCATGGGAATTACCAGTGTGGCCAAGGACATCACCCCTCAGAAAGAGGCTTTACAGGCGCTTCGCCTTATGTCCAAGGTGTTTGAGGATTCCATTGATCCTATATTTCTTGTGGATCATGAAACCCGTAAGATTGTAGATTTTAACCGGGCAGCAGTTTCTGCTTACGGGTATTCAAGGGCAGAACTGCTGGGCGGATATATGACTCTTGTGACTCCGGAACCCCTGATTGAACAGATTGATGTATTGTATAGCCGTTGTATTACCGGAGAACTCTGCCGCAGTATAGAATGGCAGCGCAGAAAAAAAAATGGGGAGATCCTGCCTGTATTGCTTTCCCTTTCCTTGTTGAAAGATGGAGATGGTAAAATTCAGGGAATTGCTTCAATGAGCCGGGACATCAGTGCGTTAAAGAAAGCCGAGCAGGAGCTTAAGGAATACGGAGATCACCTGGAGGAATTGGTTCGGGAGAGGACCGCTGATCTGGCACAGGCCATGCAGATCGCTGAGACGGCAACCAAGGCCAAAAGTGATTTTCTGGCTAACATAAGCCATGAGATCAGAACCCCCTTAAATGCCATTGTTGGTTTTGTTCATCTGGCTTTGCAGACCGGTCTTAATTCCCGACAGCGTGACTACTTGACCAAAATCCAGAAAAGCACAAAATCTCTTTTGAACATCATCAATGATATCCTTGATTTCAGTAAAATTGAGGCGGCCAAACTCACCCTGGAAGTCACTGAATTTTATCTGGGGGATGTCCTGGACACCGTAACCAATCTCATCGACATCAAGGCCAGAGAAAAAGGCCTGGAACTTGTTTTCAATATTGATCCCCGAATTCCCCAGGCCCTGGCCGGAGATCCTCTCCGGTTGTCCCAGGTGTTGGTCAACCTTATCGGCAACGCTGTTAAATTCACCGACCAGGGGCAGATACTTTTAAGTTGTTGTCTTGTAAAAGACGGCGCGGATGGTGTTGAGTTAGAATTCTCCATTCAGGACAGTGGCGTGGGATTAACACAGGAGCACCAGGCGCGGTTATTTCAAGCGTTTTCCCAAGCCGACACATCCACCACCCGGAAATATGGGGGAACCGGGCTTGGGCTTTCCATCTCGAAAAACATAGTGGAGATGATGGGCGGCGGTATCCAGGTTCACAGTCAATTCGGCAAAGGCGCTACTTTTTCTTTTACCGTATGTCTGAAAAAAGCCGTATCGTTACCAGCCTTGGATTTGGTTCCTGATGTGTCTTTCCGGCATAATAAGGTCTTGCTAATTGATGATAACTCGGTCTGTCGAATGGCCCTTGGGCAGATGCTGGAGTCCATGGCTTTTCAGGTGGCCCAGGCTTCGGGTATTGAAACGGGACGGGAGGCATGTGAAAACGTCTGGGAAAGCGGGGCGTGTGATTTGGTGCTTTTGGATGGTGATATTTACGGTGCCCGTGACGTTAACGTGATAAGAAAATTAAAGCATGATTTAAAGGAAGCCCCGCTGTTTATTATTATGATTACCTCTTATTCGAAGGATGCATTTTTTCAAAAAACCGGCATGTCCGAATTTAATGCCTGTCTGACTAAGCCCGTTACCCCGTTTTTGTTGTTGGATACAATTATGAGGGCCTTTGGAAAGCAAGGTCTCTATGTCTCGTATCCGGATCAGAAGAAAACACTTTTGATTGACATTGAACGCATCAAAGGTGTGAGATTGTTGGTTGCGGAAGATAATGCTTTTAATCAGCAGGTGGTCCGCGACCTTTTGGAACAAAACGGTTTTGCCGTGGATATTGCCGATAATGGCAAAATGGTCCTTGAAAAGCTTAAAGAAAATGACTATGACGGGATTCTCATGGATATTCATATGCCTGAAATGGATGGGTACACCACCTCCCGCAGAATCAGGCAGATCCATGGGAACCGTGATTTGCCGATCATCGCCCTGACTGCCAATACCACTGCCGAAGACAGAGAAAAAGTTGTGGCTGCGGGAATGGATGATTTGGTGGGCAAGCCTATACATATTCCTACGTTGCTTGCTGTCCTGTGCAAGTGGGTCCGCTGCAAAGAAGGTGACTTCCTTGGGCCACTGCCCACAGAAACAAAACCACTTTTCACAAAGAAGTTTGAAGGATCTGCCTTGCCCGTACGGCAGGGTCTTGATGCCAGAGATGCTGACACCGTTGCCGGATCGGATAAGGAACCCGACTATGCAATCGTCAGGCAACTATTATTGGATTTGCAAAAGCTGCTGGCGCGTGATGATTCACGTGCAGGGGACGTTGTACAGGAGTTGACAGGTCTTTTTCCCGGTATGAAAAGCAGTTCTTTGTTTTCCATTTTATCCAGGCAGGTTTCGACTTACAGCTATGACGATGCCGGAAAGACTTTAGACAGGCTCTTTAAAGCCCTGGATGAAGTTAAGGAAGGTAACACATGA
- a CDS encoding TonB family protein yields MKLSYQQSYLLQGALGALIINLALFGLLPGMIHMDTRSGDLESLNVVTFTRFKPQPLQPEPKKKEEAEEEKKPEKIHNIVHHENLNVPKQQLKMELPSLDLDIDPRLAGGIPMVAQATHGPVAATGPDFNAVMDLDAVDTIPVPRYKAAPRYPYRAKRMGREGTVKIRFLVDKDGNVSDVKILEANPPGFFEEAVLDAVSAWKYAPGELMGRKVATLVTTSVVFQLEK; encoded by the coding sequence ATGAAACTGTCCTATCAACAGTCGTATCTGCTCCAGGGCGCTTTAGGAGCCCTGATCATTAACCTGGCCCTGTTCGGGCTTTTGCCCGGCATGATTCATATGGATACCCGTTCCGGGGATTTGGAAAGCCTCAATGTGGTGACCTTTACACGGTTTAAACCCCAGCCGCTCCAGCCGGAGCCCAAGAAAAAAGAGGAAGCTGAAGAAGAAAAAAAACCAGAAAAGATTCATAATATTGTTCACCATGAAAATTTAAACGTACCCAAACAGCAGTTAAAGATGGAACTGCCCAGCCTGGATCTGGATATTGATCCACGGCTTGCCGGCGGCATTCCCATGGTTGCACAGGCAACCCACGGGCCTGTGGCGGCAACCGGTCCGGATTTCAATGCTGTGATGGATCTTGATGCCGTGGATACCATTCCTGTGCCCCGGTATAAGGCCGCTCCCCGGTATCCTTACCGGGCCAAGCGTATGGGACGGGAGGGAACCGTTAAGATTCGGTTTCTGGTGGACAAAGACGGCAATGTGTCAGACGTCAAAATTTTGGAAGCAAATCCCCCGGGATTCTTTGAAGAGGCGGTCCTGGATGCCGTGTCTGCGTGGAAATATGCACCGGGCGAACTTATGGGCAGAAAGGTGGCGACGCTGGTTACCACTTCTGTGGTTTTTCAATTGGAGAAATAG
- a CDS encoding biopolymer transporter ExbD: MINVRNSLRMKSNEMDINMSPLIDLVFLLLIFFMVTTSFVRETGIDVQRPSASSATLTENGNILVAVSQEGTIHFDGQKIDVRSVRAHITRALAQNPEGAVVIVADKVSYTGKVIQVMDQCRLAGAKRVSIAATRTGDSGL; this comes from the coding sequence ATGATCAATGTGAGAAATTCTTTGCGCATGAAAAGCAATGAGATGGATATCAACATGAGTCCTCTCATTGATCTGGTTTTTCTGCTGCTGATTTTTTTTATGGTGACCACAAGTTTTGTCAGGGAAACAGGCATTGATGTCCAGCGGCCATCCGCCTCATCCGCCACATTGACGGAAAACGGCAATATTCTTGTGGCCGTGTCCCAGGAAGGCACTATTCATTTTGACGGGCAAAAGATTGATGTCAGAAGCGTCAGAGCCCATATTACCCGGGCCTTGGCCCAGAATCCCGAAGGGGCTGTGGTGATTGTGGCAGACAAGGTCAGCTACACGGGCAAGGTGATACAGGTGATGGACCAGTGTCGGCTGGCCGGTGCCAAACGGGTGAGCATTGCCGCCACCAGGACGGGTGACTCGGGTTTATGA
- a CDS encoding MotA/TolQ/ExbB proton channel family protein: MNSHLFADIIAYLSQGGTVMIPLILCSFAMWTLILERMLFFSRLERKDIALHALVRILDKDPASKCLLPAGAKGPRTNLVSHVLAHRSDDHQVNKRVVDQCCMAMIPGFERHLAAIAVFAAVAPLFGLLGTVTGMITTFDVITLFGTGNAKAMAGGISEALVTTQSGLVVSIPGFFMSALLFRRSHGAKNRLEEAAIILKRRL, encoded by the coding sequence ATGAATTCCCATCTTTTCGCAGATATTATCGCCTACCTGAGCCAGGGCGGTACTGTCATGATTCCTTTGATACTGTGCTCCTTTGCCATGTGGACCCTGATCCTGGAGCGGATGCTTTTCTTCTCCCGCCTGGAGCGCAAAGACATTGCCCTTCATGCCCTGGTCAGAATCCTGGATAAAGATCCTGCCTCCAAATGCCTGTTGCCGGCCGGGGCAAAAGGGCCCAGGACCAATCTTGTCAGCCATGTCCTGGCCCATCGGAGCGACGATCACCAGGTAAATAAACGGGTTGTGGATCAGTGCTGCATGGCCATGATTCCGGGATTTGAGAGGCACCTTGCCGCCATTGCCGTTTTTGCGGCTGTGGCGCCTCTGTTCGGTCTTCTGGGCACCGTCACCGGCATGATTACCACCTTTGATGTCATTACCCTGTTTGGTACGGGCAATGCCAAAGCCATGGCCGGCGGTATTTCCGAAGCCCTTGTAACAACCCAAAGCGGCCTTGTGGTATCCATCCCCGGGTTCTTCATGAGCGCGTTGCTCTTCAGGCGTTCCCATGGGGCCAAAAATCGTCTGGAAGAGGCGGCTATTATTCTTAAAAGAAGGCTGTAA